The following coding sequences are from one Pseudonocardia sp. HH130630-07 window:
- the fxlM gene encoding methyltransferase, FxLD system: MTTLHPALTTATDLVAWWFIRKGPSWRIRLHPAGNPAPVVEALTSALIASGQVVRVRTPIYEPETTAFGGPDGMDLAHELFAADSAHLLTHLARTSSAGRNPHRRELGVLLGTRLLRAAGLDFYEQGDVWQRLAAHRAPADPHQEPPAATVRGVTTLLTAAGDTPQSPLHDAPTWSAAFDCVGQQLADHAHTGELHRGLRAVLAHHLLFLFNRLGVPGAEQHRLASAAAHTIFGKDHHMPTVSAPAEQPADAEHLRAALVEHIRGRGGFTTDTVERAFSRVPRHVFLPGVDLTEAYAPRPVITKRGANGAALSSASSPNLVAEMLELLAVTPGNRILEIGAATGFNAALLAELTGKHGHVSTVEIDQDLTEGARHALDTAGYPEVQVHCGDGALGHPDTAPYDRIIVTAGAWDISQAWWDQLAPGGRLVVPVRLHGSGLTRVLPLDHDPDATSSTDDGAPVLVARSALVCGFVPMRGTDEHPEDVVRLDTDVVMAVERSDRPDPHALGQALSHDPLTRWTGVTVGHDEPAEHLDLWLATTADPSTTLFGRLRVGPDARRAGIVTPALRWAGATLYRDGSFAYLTTRQHDDTADELGITAHGPDATAVADELGHLLGRWACERPAQPTITAHREHTPRPSRPEPDDSGPGIVRETTHFTITW, from the coding sequence GTGACCACGCTGCATCCGGCGTTGACCACGGCGACGGACCTCGTCGCGTGGTGGTTCATCCGCAAAGGCCCGTCCTGGCGGATACGCCTGCACCCGGCCGGAAACCCCGCCCCCGTCGTCGAGGCACTCACCTCGGCCCTGATCGCTTCCGGCCAGGTCGTGCGCGTAAGGACGCCGATCTACGAGCCCGAGACCACCGCGTTCGGTGGCCCGGACGGCATGGACCTCGCGCACGAGCTGTTCGCCGCCGACAGCGCCCACCTGTTGACCCACCTCGCCCGGACCTCCTCCGCTGGCCGGAATCCGCATCGTCGAGAACTGGGCGTGCTGCTCGGAACCCGGCTCCTGCGCGCGGCCGGGCTGGACTTCTACGAACAGGGCGACGTCTGGCAGCGACTCGCCGCGCACCGAGCGCCCGCCGACCCCCACCAGGAACCCCCGGCAGCGACCGTGCGCGGGGTGACGACACTGCTGACCGCGGCAGGCGACACCCCGCAAAGCCCGCTGCACGACGCACCCACCTGGAGCGCCGCCTTCGACTGCGTCGGCCAACAGCTCGCCGACCACGCCCACACCGGGGAACTTCACCGGGGCCTGCGCGCGGTGCTGGCTCATCACCTGTTGTTCCTGTTCAACCGGCTCGGCGTCCCCGGCGCCGAGCAACACCGACTCGCCTCCGCAGCCGCACACACCATCTTCGGGAAGGACCACCACATGCCCACCGTCAGCGCCCCGGCCGAGCAGCCCGCCGACGCCGAGCACCTGCGCGCCGCACTGGTCGAACACATCCGAGGCCGTGGCGGCTTCACCACCGACACAGTGGAACGCGCCTTCAGCCGCGTACCCCGGCACGTGTTCCTGCCCGGCGTCGACCTCACCGAGGCCTACGCACCTCGCCCGGTCATCACCAAACGCGGCGCGAACGGCGCCGCGCTGTCCTCGGCGTCGAGCCCCAACCTCGTCGCCGAGATGCTCGAACTCCTCGCCGTCACCCCCGGCAACCGCATCCTGGAGATCGGCGCCGCGACCGGATTCAACGCCGCGCTGTTGGCCGAGCTCACCGGCAAGCACGGCCACGTGAGCACGGTGGAGATCGACCAGGACCTCACCGAGGGGGCTCGCCACGCCCTCGACACCGCCGGCTACCCCGAGGTGCAGGTCCACTGCGGAGACGGCGCTCTCGGCCATCCCGACACCGCCCCCTACGACCGGATCATCGTCACCGCCGGAGCCTGGGACATCTCGCAGGCGTGGTGGGACCAGCTCGCCCCCGGCGGACGCCTCGTCGTCCCCGTGCGACTGCACGGAAGCGGCCTGACCCGCGTCCTGCCCCTCGACCACGACCCGGACGCCACCAGCTCCACCGACGACGGCGCACCGGTGTTGGTGGCGCGATCGGCGCTGGTGTGCGGGTTCGTCCCGATGCGCGGCACCGACGAGCATCCCGAAGACGTCGTCCGCCTCGACACCGACGTCGTCATGGCCGTCGAACGCTCCGACCGCCCCGACCCCCACGCCCTCGGCCAGGCCCTGAGCCACGACCCTCTCACCCGGTGGACCGGCGTCACCGTCGGTCACGACGAACCGGCCGAACACCTCGACCTCTGGTTGGCGACCACCGCCGACCCGTCCACGACCCTATTCGGACGGTTGCGCGTCGGACCCGACGCCCGCCGGGCCGGGATCGTGACCCCGGCCCTGCGCTGGGCCGGTGCAACCCTCTACCGCGACGGATCGTTCGCCTACCTCACCACCCGCCAGCACGACGACACCGCCGACGAACTCGGCATCACCGCGCACGGGCCCGACGCGACCGCCGTGGCCGACGAGCTCGGACATCTCCTCGGCCGGTGGGCCTGCGAACGCCCCGCGCAACCCACGATCACCGCCCACCGCGAGCACACCCCGCGCCCTTCCCGTCCGGAACCCGATGACTCCGGACCCGGCATCGTGCGGGAGACGACCCACTTCACCATCACGTGGTGA
- a CDS encoding AfsR/SARP family transcriptional regulator, with protein MGDAGFAVSVDAVVGMRMLLNSATEAHLAARDGEASGGPAPAAVVRPLHAVGQLVAAVLPSWHAGLDRRWQAHHTGLLRVQDEASAALDASLSDYMAQEAALVACARGDATNAGPARTGGGAGLVPTGLEELGSGIGGDCDTAATAWRRRRDLAADTADTLSTALKDLGGWTGPAATSFTTWAERHLVEQWRDLAAAAEAVSRALLDQPAPPPAHEPPDSPPPDEGPAPRIDLPDTPPPSGLASVAPRELAAVPVTEPPTFSAATSPASGQPSTAPPPPGDDVGVPAPRRALDVAPVHGTLAGGMPLPDSTGNPAHQPSTPSVPRTPTSSSTGAGTDEATAAAPPAATGPDTASALSSAAPIMPSAAIAGAHALARDSMAHHVIREITIPPVSATPAPPSHTPPSTDGVLSAPHRWRGPDPTTGATPATPAGPYSGGRGDSLGPLAPVGPDGTVMPWRSRRRTDRPARPQLVVNLDPATPAGAWVDLVAHRAVGLHGPGATAVARTALRWLHAHTPAHLVVPRATLDTLTTDDTGTPQLDTACFDDADDERVHVVPDPYTGLQQVIDYVRSDDTDDRPCLLVVPAPISTSGRNHLRDALATVTGPVAAAALLLGLWPGTCLDLDAEHVVDEHRRCENGVNLTGWRLHPTSAADLAHQLDPTPAPTTHARTSLAPVSPDAGATEPDEPEIEIDPGPVLPFALSVLGPVELRYRQPQPDGEQRTEGQRPGKLIGSIPRLARELLAWLAVHPEGATRDQLLTALCPDTTARRRDSNLHAALSLLRRSLTETTGDRNNTEVVITGPLWTLNPALVAVDVWALQATRNHTEADPQARRAALRRVVTAYTGLFASDLSGLWAHSARETVRRRYLEVLHELVNIELADGRHRAALDLLERAREQEPLNETVTRAMITLHLRDNDRDAARSTYEQLRVELAAIDTEPEPSTRRLVTSANS; from the coding sequence ATGGGTGACGCAGGATTCGCGGTCAGCGTCGATGCCGTCGTCGGTATGCGGATGCTGCTCAACTCCGCGACCGAGGCCCACCTCGCGGCCCGCGATGGCGAGGCCAGCGGGGGCCCGGCACCTGCGGCTGTGGTGCGGCCGTTGCACGCGGTGGGGCAGCTCGTGGCCGCGGTGCTGCCGTCCTGGCATGCGGGTCTCGATCGGCGGTGGCAGGCCCACCACACGGGGCTTCTGCGGGTGCAGGACGAGGCGTCGGCCGCGCTGGATGCCTCGCTGTCGGACTACATGGCGCAGGAGGCAGCGCTCGTCGCCTGCGCGCGCGGGGACGCCACGAACGCCGGGCCTGCCCGGACAGGTGGGGGCGCGGGTCTCGTGCCCACCGGCCTGGAGGAGCTGGGCTCGGGGATCGGTGGGGACTGTGACACCGCGGCGACGGCGTGGCGGCGCCGTCGTGATCTCGCCGCCGACACCGCCGACACCCTGAGCACCGCCCTCAAAGACCTGGGCGGCTGGACCGGGCCCGCCGCGACCTCGTTCACCACCTGGGCCGAGCGTCACCTCGTCGAGCAGTGGCGCGACCTCGCCGCGGCCGCCGAAGCGGTCAGCCGGGCACTGCTCGACCAGCCAGCACCGCCACCGGCCCACGAGCCGCCCGACAGCCCCCCGCCCGATGAGGGCCCCGCCCCACGGATCGACCTGCCCGACACACCACCGCCGTCCGGGCTCGCATCCGTCGCCCCCCGTGAACTCGCCGCCGTTCCCGTCACCGAGCCGCCGACGTTCAGCGCTGCGACGAGCCCGGCGAGCGGACAGCCGAGCACCGCCCCGCCGCCCCCGGGCGATGACGTCGGGGTTCCGGCGCCGCGACGCGCACTGGACGTAGCGCCCGTGCACGGCACGCTCGCCGGTGGCATGCCGCTGCCGGACTCGACCGGGAACCCCGCACACCAGCCCAGTACCCCGAGCGTCCCGAGAACCCCGACGTCGTCGAGTACCGGTGCCGGTACTGATGAGGCGACCGCGGCGGCGCCGCCCGCGGCGACCGGGCCTGACACGGCGTCCGCGCTGTCGTCGGCGGCGCCGATCATGCCGAGCGCGGCGATCGCGGGGGCACATGCGCTCGCCCGCGACAGCATGGCTCACCACGTCATCCGGGAGATCACCATCCCGCCGGTCTCGGCGACGCCGGCCCCGCCGAGTCACACCCCGCCCAGTACCGATGGCGTGCTGTCGGCTCCGCACCGATGGCGCGGACCCGACCCCACCACCGGCGCCACCCCGGCCACGCCCGCCGGTCCCTACAGCGGGGGCCGGGGTGACTCCCTCGGCCCCTTGGCGCCCGTAGGCCCCGACGGCACCGTGATGCCCTGGCGCTCCCGGCGCCGCACCGACCGGCCCGCACGCCCGCAGCTGGTGGTCAACCTCGACCCCGCCACCCCGGCCGGGGCATGGGTCGACCTCGTCGCGCACCGCGCGGTCGGCCTCCACGGCCCCGGCGCGACAGCCGTCGCCCGTACCGCCCTGCGCTGGCTGCACGCCCACACCCCCGCGCACCTCGTGGTGCCCCGCGCCACGCTCGACACGCTCACCACCGACGACACCGGCACACCACAGCTGGACACGGCCTGCTTCGACGACGCCGACGACGAGCGCGTGCACGTCGTCCCCGACCCCTACACCGGCCTACAACAGGTCATCGACTACGTCCGCAGCGACGACACCGACGACCGCCCGTGTCTGCTGGTCGTGCCCGCACCGATCAGTACCAGCGGCCGTAACCACCTCAGAGATGCTCTGGCTACGGTCACCGGGCCTGTCGCCGCCGCGGCCCTGCTCCTCGGACTGTGGCCCGGCACCTGCCTCGACCTCGACGCCGAGCACGTCGTAGACGAGCACCGACGCTGCGAGAACGGCGTCAACCTCACCGGGTGGCGGCTCCACCCCACCAGCGCCGCCGACCTCGCCCACCAACTCGACCCCACCCCGGCACCGACCACCCACGCCCGAACATCATTGGCCCCGGTCTCGCCCGACGCCGGCGCAACCGAGCCCGACGAGCCCGAGATCGAGATCGACCCCGGCCCCGTGCTGCCGTTCGCACTTTCCGTGCTCGGACCGGTCGAGCTGCGCTACCGACAGCCCCAACCCGACGGCGAACAGCGCACCGAGGGCCAGCGCCCGGGGAAACTGATCGGGTCGATCCCGCGCCTGGCCCGCGAGCTACTCGCCTGGCTGGCGGTGCACCCCGAAGGCGCGACCCGCGATCAGCTGCTCACCGCCCTGTGTCCGGACACCACCGCACGACGCCGCGACAGCAACCTCCACGCCGCGTTGAGCCTGCTACGTCGCAGCCTGACCGAGACCACCGGCGACCGGAACAACACCGAGGTAGTCATCACCGGGCCACTCTGGACCCTCAACCCCGCCCTCGTCGCCGTCGACGTCTGGGCCCTACAGGCCACCAGGAACCACACCGAGGCCGATCCCCAGGCCCGACGCGCCGCACTGCGCCGTGTCGTCACCGCCTACACCGGGTTGTTCGCCTCCGACCTGTCCGGCCTCTGGGCGCACTCCGCCCGTGAGACCGTCCGACGCCGGTACCTGGAGGTCCTCCATGAGCTCGTCAACATCGAACTCGCCGACGGACGACACCGCGCCGCACTGGACCTGCTCGAACGGGCACGCGAACAAGAACCGCTCAACGAAACGGTCACCCGCGCGATGATCACCCTGCACCTGCGCGACAACGACCGCGACGCCGCGCGCTCCACCTACGAGCAACTCCGGGTCGAACTGGCCGCGATCGACACCGAACCCGAGCCGAGCACGCGCCGCCTCGTCACGTCCGCAAACTCTTAA